Genomic DNA from Comamonas resistens:
CGAAGCGCTGTCCGCAGACCTGGCTGCAGACCCGCTGTTTCTGGCCAGTGCCTGAGCACTTCTGATGTCTTGTGCCGGAGCCTCCATCTCGCATCGGCTCCGGATTTTCGATTTTCTGTTTCGCATCCGCTGATCCCGAGGAGGAATTCCCATGCGTCGCCAAACCTTTATCCATGGCCTGATTGCAGGCGCTGCCACTTTGAGCCTGTCGGGCCTGATCCAGGCACAGACCCCGCTGGAAGTGCCGTTCTATTACCCCGTGGCCGTGGGCGGTCCCATCACCAAGGTGATTGACGGCTATGCGGCCGAATTCAACAAGGTCCACCCCCAGTACAAGCTCACGCCGGTTTACGCGGGCACCTACCAGGAGACCATCGTCAAGGCACTGACGGCCCACAAGGCCGGCAAGGCGCCCGCGACCTCGGTGCTGCTGTCCACCGACATGTTCACGCTGATGGACGAGGACGCGATCGCGCCCATCGACGACTTCGTGAAGACCGATGCCGACAAGGCCTGGCTCAAGGGCTTCTATCCGGCTTTCATGGCCAACAGCCAGGCCGGTGGCAAGACCTGGGGCATCCCGTTCCAGCGCTCTACCGTGGTCATGTACTACAACAAGCAGGCCTTCAAGGAAGCCGGGCTGGACCCCAATAAAGCCCCCCAGAACTGGAAGGAGCTCAAGGAAGCCGCGCACAAGCTGACCAAGAAGGATGCCAGCGGCAAGGTCGTGCAGTACGGCATCCAGATCCCGTCCACGGGCTTTGCCTACTGGATGCTGCAGACGCTGACCACGCCCAACGACGCGCTGCTGGCCAACGAGGCCGGCACCAAGGTCACGCTGAACCATCCCAAGGTCATCGAAGCGCTGGACTTCTGGGTCAGCCTGGTCAAGGAGGGCGTGCATCCGGCCGGCGTGGTGGAGTGGGGCACGACACCCAAGGACTTCATGGAAAAGAAGGCCGCCATCATCGTGACCACGACCGGCAACCTGACCAATATCAAGGCCAATGCCAAGTTCGATTTCGGCGTGGGCCAGATCGCCGGCAATATCCGCAAGGGCTCGCCCACGGGCGGCGGCAATTTCTACATCTTCAAGAAGGCAGCCAAGGAGCAGCAGCAGGCCGCCTTCGAGTTCGCCAAGTGGATCACCCAGCCCGAGCATGCCGCGCAGTGGAGCATGGACAGCGGCTATGTGGCCGTCTCGCCCGCAGCCTACGAGACGCCCGTGCTCAAGAAGTACGGCCAGGAATTCCCGCAGGCCCTGGTGGCACGCGATCAGCTGCCGGTGTCGGTGGCCGAGTATTCCACGCATGAGAACCAGCGCGTGACCAAGGTACTCAACGACGCCATCCAGGCGGCCCTGAACGGCAGCAAGACCCCGGCCCAGGCCATGGAAGAGGCGCAGAAGGAATCCGATCGCATTCTGCGTCGCTACAAGTGATGAGCGCCACCGCGACCGACAACGCGCGGGGCGGCCTGCGGCCTGCGGCAGGAGCCCTGGCCGCCGCAGCGGCCCGCCGCGAGGCTGTCCATGCCTGGCTGCTGCTGTTGCCCGCCCTGGTACTGCTGCTGAGCTTCACGCACTGGCCCACGCTGTCCACGTTCTGGGACAGCTTGCATGCTACGGGGCGCGGCGGGCAGACCGGCGCATGGGCGGGTCTGGAGAACTATGCGGTGATGGTCGACGACCCCGTGTTCTGGCAGGCCGTGCGCAACAACCTGTGGTTCGCCGCGGCGACGATCCCTCTGTCCATGGGGTTGGCGCTGCTGATGGCGCTGTGGGTCAACGAAAAACTGGCCGGCCGGGCCTTTCTGCGCATGGCGTATTTCACGCCCACGGTGCTGCCCATGATCGCCGTGGCCAATATCTGGCTGTTCTTCTACACGCCGCAGTACGGTCTGCTCGAGCAGATCCGTGGCGCTGTTGGCTTGGGCGCGCACAACTGGCTGGGCGATCCGTCCACGGCCCTGGCCTGCGTGACCCTGGTGGCCGTGTGGAAGGAGGCGGGTTTCTTCATGATCTTCTACCTGGCCGCGCTGCAGACGCTGAACCCCAGCCTCAAGGAGGCGGCGGCCATCGAGGGCGCATCGCGCTGGTATTTCTTTCGCCGCGTGCAGTGGCCGCTGCTC
This window encodes:
- a CDS encoding carbohydrate ABC transporter permease, encoding MSATATDNARGGLRPAAGALAAAAARREAVHAWLLLLPALVLLLSFTHWPTLSTFWDSLHATGRGGQTGAWAGLENYAVMVDDPVFWQAVRNNLWFAAATIPLSMGLALLMALWVNEKLAGRAFLRMAYFTPTVLPMIAVANIWLFFYTPQYGLLEQIRGAVGLGAHNWLGDPSTALACVTLVAVWKEAGFFMIFYLAALQTLNPSLKEAAAIEGASRWYFFRRVQWPLLMPTTLFVLVNAVINAFRLVDHIFILTRGGPDNASTLLLYHLYEVGFKFWDTGYAAAITVVLVVVLAGVALLQFFVLDKKVHYQ
- a CDS encoding ABC transporter substrate-binding protein, which translates into the protein MRRQTFIHGLIAGAATLSLSGLIQAQTPLEVPFYYPVAVGGPITKVIDGYAAEFNKVHPQYKLTPVYAGTYQETIVKALTAHKAGKAPATSVLLSTDMFTLMDEDAIAPIDDFVKTDADKAWLKGFYPAFMANSQAGGKTWGIPFQRSTVVMYYNKQAFKEAGLDPNKAPQNWKELKEAAHKLTKKDASGKVVQYGIQIPSTGFAYWMLQTLTTPNDALLANEAGTKVTLNHPKVIEALDFWVSLVKEGVHPAGVVEWGTTPKDFMEKKAAIIVTTTGNLTNIKANAKFDFGVGQIAGNIRKGSPTGGGNFYIFKKAAKEQQQAAFEFAKWITQPEHAAQWSMDSGYVAVSPAAYETPVLKKYGQEFPQALVARDQLPVSVAEYSTHENQRVTKVLNDAIQAALNGSKTPAQAMEEAQKESDRILRRYK